Proteins encoded by one window of Geminocystis sp. M7585_C2015_104:
- a CDS encoding Hsp20/alpha crystallin family protein, giving the protein MTLVRFDPFQEITALHRQVNRLLEEIYPWNGHEDYFLNPPAELRDNGEQFILKFWLPGVDRKDLDISVTRDGVTVSGEYRQEEDRNGDYYIAEFNYGSFERHIDLPAEIENDKVTAEYKDGVLTLTLPKVEEARHKIVKINLASEDKTVEAKAETVNNHADKQG; this is encoded by the coding sequence ATGACACTGGTAAGGTTTGATCCCTTCCAAGAAATTACTGCATTGCATCGTCAAGTCAATCGCCTCCTGGAAGAAATTTATCCTTGGAATGGGCATGAGGATTATTTCTTGAATCCTCCGGCGGAATTGAGGGATAATGGTGAGCAATTTATTCTAAAATTCTGGCTCCCCGGTGTGGACAGAAAAGACTTAGATATTAGTGTCACCCGTGATGGTGTTACTGTAAGTGGTGAGTACCGTCAAGAGGAAGATAGGAATGGCGATTACTACATCGCTGAATTCAATTATGGCTCTTTTGAGCGTCATATTGACTTGCCTGCGGAGATTGAAAACGACAAAGTAACTGCTGAGTATAAGGATGGGGTGTTAACACTTACTCTCCCCAAAGTTGAGGAAGCCAGACACAAAATCGTCAAAATTAATCTGGCTTCGGAAGATAAAACTGTGGAAGCAAAGGCTGAGACCGTAAACAATCATGCTGACAAACAAGGCTGA
- a CDS encoding SDR family oxidoreductase: protein MRKKIVLVTGATGRTGSLVVKKLRTGEYGWEVRGFARSRSKVEEIFGDSTGFFYGDILNPQEIAKALEGCQALVILTSAIPKMVKPAIGGNPPQFEFEEKGRPEIVDWLGQKNQIDEAVRAGVEHVILVSSMGGTVPDHPLNRIGNGNILVWKKKAEKYLVASGLNYTIIRPGGLLDAPEGKRELLTGKNDEFLKSPPPGVSPSIPRGDLANVIVQALNNPYARNKAFDLISKPEGFPGAVVTTDWYAFFAATDSE from the coding sequence ATGAGGAAGAAAATAGTGTTGGTGACAGGGGCCACAGGAAGGACGGGCTCCCTTGTGGTAAAGAAACTAAGAACGGGAGAATACGGGTGGGAAGTGAGAGGATTTGCCCGCTCTCGTAGTAAAGTGGAAGAGATATTTGGGGACAGTACTGGCTTTTTTTACGGAGATATTTTGAATCCACAAGAGATAGCAAAGGCGCTAGAGGGGTGTCAGGCATTGGTGATTTTAACCAGTGCGATTCCCAAAATGGTGAAGCCAGCAATAGGTGGTAATCCGCCGCAGTTTGAATTTGAAGAAAAGGGTAGGCCGGAGATTGTGGATTGGTTGGGGCAAAAAAATCAAATCGACGAGGCTGTCCGCGCAGGGGTGGAACATGTTATCTTAGTGAGTTCCATGGGTGGTACTGTTCCCGATCATCCTCTTAATCGCATTGGCAACGGCAATATCCTCGTTTGGAAAAAAAAGGCAGAAAAGTATCTAGTGGCCTCCGGTTTGAACTATACTATAATCAGGCCGGGAGGATTATTGGATGCACCAGAGGGAAAAAGGGAGTTGCTTACGGGGAAAAATGACGAGTTTTTGAAGTCGCCACCTCCTGGTGTTTCACCCTCCATTCCCAGGGGTGACTTGGCCAATGTGATTGTTCAGGCGCTCAATAATCCCTATGCCAGAAACAAGGCCTTTGATTTGATTTCCAAACCTGAGGGTTTTCCAGGAGCCGTTGTTACTACTGACTGGTATGCCTTTTTTGCCGCCACCGACTCTGAGTAG
- a CDS encoding MBL fold metallo-hydrolase, with the protein MSRRQESFSASEITFSCYPFGVGHYTEGVCLLLTVGNYRILLDCGLADITPLCMSSQPPADWVFCSHAHEDHARGLLELRRSYQNLPIYTSEVTAKLLPLNWLTEGRIPQLPQIAEALPWHSPIALKSDLTVELFPAGHLPGASCFLFKYHHGARVYKIFYTGDFCLSNLQLVEGLSVDSLRGLNPDVLIIEGSYGTARHPHRRHQEKQLMTRIKKAIDSQVSVILPVPTFGIAQEILKLLRSHHEFTGKDLDIWVDGDIPLACDLYLELLDHFPENVRNFAKHQPLFWDEKIKPRVRRVAGRKREEIITKPSIVLTDQLSHLRLYCQNPEIRQKWLVLVPHLSKISQAGEIREIRERSDPEKVIIEDYILAEHSDGRNTTQLIHNLRPQHIIFVHGLPNYLADLTSLEELQNRYQLHSPEAGVRVELPIGAQFIQPKMTAQTYYEGELNETGAYVTITLPEQISRDPRWQNFADTGLVEARWQGEELVIRGLSQRELLQQNSLLKRQLHPESCANCRYYREQYCHNEESPLRGFNVPPDGYCPLFEPRL; encoded by the coding sequence ATGAGTAGACGGCAAGAAAGTTTTTCTGCCTCGGAAATTACCTTTTCTTGCTATCCCTTTGGTGTGGGACATTACACCGAGGGGGTTTGTTTATTGCTGACGGTGGGAAACTATCGCATCCTATTGGACTGTGGCTTGGCCGATATTACCCCCCTATGTATGTCTAGTCAACCCCCCGCCGACTGGGTTTTTTGCAGTCATGCCCATGAGGACCATGCTCGTGGCTTGTTAGAACTACGCCGTAGCTATCAAAACCTGCCCATCTACACCAGCGAAGTAACAGCGAAGCTACTACCCCTCAATTGGTTGACAGAAGGAAGAATCCCACAATTGCCACAAATAGCAGAAGCCTTGCCGTGGCATTCCCCCATAGCCTTAAAATCCGATTTAACGGTGGAATTATTTCCAGCAGGACACCTACCCGGGGCCAGTTGTTTTTTGTTTAAATATCATCATGGGGCAAGAGTATATAAAATCTTCTACACCGGCGATTTTTGTCTTTCTAATCTCCAACTGGTGGAGGGTTTGTCTGTAGATAGTTTGAGGGGGTTAAATCCAGATGTCCTTATTATAGAGGGAAGTTACGGCACTGCCCGTCACCCCCACCGCCGTCATCAGGAAAAACAATTGATGACTAGAATAAAAAAGGCTATAGATTCCCAGGTAAGTGTTATACTCCCAGTACCCACCTTTGGCATAGCTCAAGAGATATTAAAATTATTACGCTCCCACCACGAATTTACCGGCAAAGATTTGGACATTTGGGTAGACGGAGACATTCCTCTCGCCTGTGATTTGTACTTGGAATTGCTAGACCACTTTCCCGAAAATGTGCGCAATTTTGCCAAGCATCAGCCGCTTTTTTGGGATGAAAAAATAAAACCCAGAGTGCGGCGGGTAGCCGGGAGAAAAAGAGAAGAAATAATTACAAAACCCTCCATTGTGTTAACGGACCAATTGAGTCACTTGAGACTATACTGCCAGAATCCAGAAATCCGGCAAAAATGGCTAGTTCTAGTTCCTCATCTCTCAAAAATATCACAAGCTGGAGAAATAAGGGAAATAAGAGAAAGAAGTGACCCAGAAAAGGTAATAATAGAGGATTACATTTTAGCAGAACACAGTGACGGCAGAAATACCACTCAACTGATACATAACCTGAGACCACAGCATATTATATTTGTCCACGGATTGCCCAATTATTTAGCAGATTTAACCAGTCTAGAAGAACTACAAAACCGCTATCAACTCCACTCCCCAGAAGCCGGAGTTAGAGTGGAATTACCCATCGGCGCTCAATTCATTCAACCAAAAATGACTGCCCAAACCTATTATGAGGGGGAATTGAACGAAACGGGGGCCTATGTTACTATAACCTTACCAGAACAGATAAGTAGGGATCCCCGGTGGCAAAACTTTGCAGATACCGGCTTAGTGGAAGCGAGATGGCAGGGGGAAGAATTAGTAATCCGTGGCTTATCCCAGCGAGAATTACTACAACAAAATAGTCTTCTCAAGAGACAATTACACCCAGAATCTTGTGCCAATTGTCGTTATTACCGTGAACAATACTGCCACAATGAAGAATCCCCCCTAAGAGGTTTTAATGTACCACCAGATGGTTATTGTCCACTGTTCGAGCCCCGTCTATAG
- the petG gene encoding cytochrome b6-f complex subunit PetG, with amino-acid sequence MVEPLLLGIVLGLIPVTLIGLFFAAWRQYRRSSQIGLE; translated from the coding sequence ATGGTTGAACCTTTACTGTTGGGCATTGTATTGGGCTTAATCCCTGTTACCCTTATTGGGTTGTTTTTCGCCGCCTGGCGTCAGTATAGACGAAGCAGTCAAATAGGACTAGAATAG